The genomic window CCGCAGATTAAGGGCTACGATGGAGATATTCCTTGCCTTTGCAAAATTGATAATTTCCCTGTAAAGATTATAATCATACCCCCATCTCTTGAAATACTGGGTATTTTTTAAAAATTCCTTTTCGGTTATATTTCCAGCGATATAATCATCAATAGCCTTCTGAAACGGCTTCTGGAACATCTCCATGCCTATTGCGAACTTGTGACCGCTCTCATAGAGGTCGGTAATAACCTCAAGCTGCACCCTATGGTCTTCGTAACTGGTATGCGTTTCCCCGATATAGATAATCGTTTTATCAGAGATATTGCGAACAATGTCATCGAGTTTAATTGCCTTCTGGGGCTGGATTCCCAGTACAGGTTCGTACAAACTAATCCTTATTCCCCGTTCGGTCTCATCTGTTCTATTCTCCACATTCCTGCCTTTTTCAAATCTTATGAAAGAATACTGCCCATAGTGGAAAATCTTTAAAGACGCAAGGTCAACCTCCTCCTTTCCGCCGGCGTCTGCCACAGCAACCACCTTTGACGCGTTCAGGGGATTTTCCGCTACCGTAAAGCTGAATCCATTCCCGGAGCTTTTCCACCCGCCGAAGAGCCGCTTAAGAATCGGGCTGTCATTACCCAGCACTAGAAGGGAGGATGTCGATATGTTCTCGTCTTTGATATCCTTTTCCTCTATTGGAATGAAACCCTCGCTCTTGAAAACGTTGATCAAATTCCCGTATTTTTCTTTTTCCTTCCCAGGGATAACAACAAGCCTTTTTTCATCTCCCAGGAGTCTTGCTATGACAGGCGGGTATTCCTTTTCCGAGAGCCTCCTCATCAAGTCATAGCCGCCATCAAAAACCAGCTCCGAAGGAGTCCCGTTCGTAGGAATCTCAAAAGTCTGGTTTTGCTTTTTCATTTCCAGTATCTTTGTGAGTTCACCTTTGTCTGTATTTATCTTGAGCGATAGATTAAATTGATACGGCGAACCTTCCTGGATAATCCTGAAGGATGTTGTTGGGACGCCATTTAAAACGGTAACTCTCGGGTCTTCTATCCCGATTGAGAGTTCCCCTTTTCGGTAAAGCCACTGATTGAAAAACCACTCAAGGTTCCTTCCTGAGGCATTTTCAAATGCCATTCTGACATCATCCCAGCTTGCATCCTGAAATGACCGCTCCTTGATGAGCTCTTTTAATCCCCTGTAGAATGCATCATCTCCTATCTCTTTATTGAGCATGTGGAATAACATTGCCCCTTTCCCATAGCCGATTGCCTCGGATGCGAAATCTGTCCTCTGGTAGAAATCCGCAAGTTGTGTCTCTTTATCAGGTCTAACATAACTCTGATAGTCGATGAGGAGTTTCTTTCTGTACTGCTCACCTTCGCCATTCTGCTGCTTATAAAGCTGGTCGGACTGGTAAGTGGTGAGACCCTCTATCCAGTTTCCCTTTTCAAAGTCATCATAAACATAATTCCCGAACCACTGGTGCAGGATCTCATGGCCCAGGGACGTATTGACAATGAAGGGGAGACGCATCACATCCCTGCCCAGGAGCGTGAACGTGGGCATGGAATACCCTGTAGGGAGAACGTTCTCCACGACTGAAAACCGCCTGTAGGGGTAAGGGCCGATAAGCTCTTCATACATCGTTAGATATTTTTTCGTATATTCGATGTAGGTTTCTGCGCGTGATATGCCTTCAAGATATCCAATAATGTCATGTGTGATGTTTTCAGGGAAAAAATACACATAAATGTCTGTACCATGAAAAGTCTCCTTCATTGTCATGTATTTGCCCGCAGCGAGGTTTATTTTATTCAAGGGGTGCGGGAAGCTGAAAGAAAACTCCTTACCATGCGGTGCATCCACAGCGGAAATCGCATCTGCTTCAGAGACAGCAAGAAAACCTTCCGGAAGTAGCGCCTTCAAATGGTAATATGCTCTGCCTTCTATCTGGGGATACCATATACCTGTAAGGGATATTCCTTCATCGCTGATAATATCGTTTGAAACTACACCCACATTTTCAGGATTGTGATCTCTGTTTACCCCCGCAAACTTTCCCTCGAAAAATATCTCAAGCATGCCGTTGCCCTTCACCTTGAATATCCCCTCTTTAATCCGGGGCTCAAGAGGCAGTCCGTTCAGCCTTACAGACGTAACATTGAGGTTACCGGTGGAAATATTCATCTCACTGTTTCCTGAAAGGGTGATTGTTGAGTTACCTTCGAGCAGATTTTTTGAGATATCGAACGAGACAGAGAGATTGTACTGCGGAAGGTTTTCCCCTGCCGCTGCGGTGGATGTGAAAAATCCGCTTAAAAGGAGAGCTATGAATATTATGATTCTCATCTTAACCCCTTACATCTACTATCAATATGAATTCGTCCTAGGTTAAAAGTTTTGTACGGCTCTTGCAATAAGCCGAACGGAATAACTTCCGTTAATCTTAAGTATTGAGAATCAGCTTTGAGATTGTGCCAATCGAAGGATTTGTAGAGTACAAAAGAAGAGAATACTGCAATGATGTTCAATGTCCTG from Candidatus Methanoperedens sp. includes these protein-coding regions:
- a CDS encoding ChaN family lipoprotein — encoded protein: MRIIIFIALLLSGFFTSTAAAGENLPQYNLSVSFDISKNLLEGNSTITLSGNSEMNISTGNLNVTSVRLNGLPLEPRIKEGIFKVKGNGMLEIFFEGKFAGVNRDHNPENVGVVSNDIISDEGISLTGIWYPQIEGRAYYHLKALLPEGFLAVSEADAISAVDAPHGKEFSFSFPHPLNKINLAAGKYMTMKETFHGTDIYVYFFPENITHDIIGYLEGISRAETYIEYTKKYLTMYEELIGPYPYRRFSVVENVLPTGYSMPTFTLLGRDVMRLPFIVNTSLGHEILHQWFGNYVYDDFEKGNWIEGLTTYQSDQLYKQQNGEGEQYRKKLLIDYQSYVRPDKETQLADFYQRTDFASEAIGYGKGAMLFHMLNKEIGDDAFYRGLKELIKERSFQDASWDDVRMAFENASGRNLEWFFNQWLYRKGELSIGIEDPRVTVLNGVPTTSFRIIQEGSPYQFNLSLKINTDKGELTKILEMKKQNQTFEIPTNGTPSELVFDGGYDLMRRLSEKEYPPVIARLLGDEKRLVVIPGKEKEKYGNLINVFKSEGFIPIEEKDIKDENISTSSLLVLGNDSPILKRLFGGWKSSGNGFSFTVAENPLNASKVVAVADAGGKEEVDLASLKIFHYGQYSFIRFEKGRNVENRTDETERGIRISLYEPVLGIQPQKAIKLDDIVRNISDKTIIYIGETHTSYEDHRVQLEVITDLYESGHKFAIGMEMFQKPFQKAIDDYIAGNITEKEFLKNTQYFKRWGYDYNLYREIINFAKARNISIVALNLRSEIIDNVSKGGLDILTDEQKKEIPKDMDMSDEDYKKSLKETFDQHGNQEFQNFNYFYQSQILWDETMAHSVDEFLKQKPDYQIVVLAGAGHIMYGSGVPKRAYRLDGKDYATLIQNPDNIDEGMGNFVLFPKPVSPLPTPVLGIFLNESGGRVKIENVGFGSTAEKAGLKEGDILLSIDDWKIEGVEDIEISIFDKKQGDTAKIKVLRKILAGEKEFEFTVTF